From one Balaenoptera acutorostrata chromosome 6, mBalAcu1.1, whole genome shotgun sequence genomic stretch:
- the CYLC2 gene encoding cylicin-2, with translation MEAEEAGGRGKERQKINFGTYDNYIPVSELSKKSWNQQHFALVFPKPPRPGKRRRSKPSQLQDKTVPRYDEDKLRGGHKPPLWMHRSLMRISERPSVYLAARRQPPQKPAQHSREDAKDVAKPLSPSIIKKSKEDKKDKSDSEAESTVSEEKLRKGSKKEPGAKEEKADAKKDVKIEKKCSKKGKESVTESEDEKAGAKKGSKKYKKGSKKDKDSGTESEGEKGDAKKDSKKNKKGSKKGKESDTETEGEKGDAKKDSKKDKKGSKKGRESATESEGEKGDAKKDSKKDKKGSQKGRESATESEGEKGDAKKDSKKDKKGSQKGRESATESEGEKGDAKKDSKKDKKGSKKSKESITESEGEKKDGKKDKKGNKDSKKPGEKGDESKDKKDSKKKESKKDKKDEKKPGEADNESKDAAKKEKKDTKKEKKDAKKEKKDAKKETDTESAESKKDAKKDAKKDAKKGK, from the exons tcagTGAATTAAGTAAAAAATCATGGAATCAGCAACATTTTGCCCTGGTATTTCCCAAACCACCACGGCCAGGAAAAAGAAGGAGATCAAAACCTTCCCAACTACAAGACAAAACAGTTCCT AGATATGATGAAGACAAATTAAGGGGAGGTCACAAACCACCATTATGGATGCACCGTTCTTTAATGAGAATTTCTGAGAGACCATCTGTTTATTTAGCTGCTAGGAGGCAGCCTCCACAGAAACCAGCTCAACACTCCAGGGAGGATGCTAAAGATGTAGCAAAACCTTTATCTCCATCAATAATTAAGAAAAGTAAGGAAGACAAGAAGGACAAATCAGATTCAGAAGCAGAGTCCACAGTTTCAGAGGAAAAACTTAGGAAAGGTTCAAAGAAAGAACCAGGAGctaaagaagagaaagcagatGCAAAGAAAGAtgtcaaaatagagaaaaaatgttcaaagaaggGCAAGGAGTCAGTTACAGAATCTGAAGATGAAAAAGCAGGTGCAAAAAAAGGttctaaaaaatacaagaaaggttcAAAGAAGGACAAAGACTCAGGTACAGAATCAGAAGGTGAAAAAGGAGATGCAAAGAAAGactctaaaaaaaataagaaagggtCAAAGAAGGGCAAGGAGTCTGATACAGAAACAGAAGGTGAAAAGGGAGATGCAAAGAAAGAttcaaaaaaagataagaaaggtTCAAAGAAGGGCAGGGAGTCTGCTACAGAATCAGAAGGTGAAAAAGGAGATGCAAAAAAAGATTCCAAAAAAGATAAGAAAGGTTCACAGAAGGGCAGGGAGTCTGCTACAGAATCAGAAGGTGAAAAAGGAGATGCAAAGAAAGATTCCAAAAAAGATAAGAAAGGTTCACAGAAGGGCAGGGAGTCTGCTACAGAATCAGAAGGTGAAAAAGGAGATGCAAAGAAAGATTCCAAAAAAGATAAGAAAGGTTCAAAGAAGAGCAAGGAGTCCATTACAGAATCAGAAGgtgaaaagaaagatggaaagaaggatAAGAAAGGGAACAAGGATTCAAAGAAACCTGGTGAGAAAGGAGATGAatcaaaggacaagaaagattCAAAGAAGAAGGAGAGTAAAAAGgataagaaagatgaaaagaagcCCGGTGAGGCAGATAATGAGTCAAAAGATGCtgccaagaaagaaaagaaagataccaagaaagaaaagaaagatgccaagaaagaaaagaaagatgccaAGAAAGAAACTGACACAGAATCTGCTGAGTCAAAGAAAGATGCCAAGAAGGATGCAAAGAAAGATGCCAAGAAGGGCAAGTAG